DNA from Ovis aries strain OAR_USU_Benz2616 breed Rambouillet chromosome 15, ARS-UI_Ramb_v3.0, whole genome shotgun sequence:
CACAATGGCTGACAGAGACTCTGACCTACCACGTGACCTGATACAAAGGATCATATCCAGTGTTCTCAGATAGGGTGGATATATTTAACACGAAAGTACCCTgggtatgtgggcttccctggtggctcagatggtaaagaatctgcctgcaaggtgggagacctgggtttgttccctgggttgggaagatcccttggaagaaggcatggcaacccactccagtatgcatgcctggagaatcctcagggacagaggagcctggtgggctacagtccatggggttgcaaagagttggacacaactgactgactaagcacagcacacaccctCGGTATGCAAGATGGACATAGGTCCAAAGATGTGTAGCCTGATAGGTACGTGCCCCCTGCTTAAAGGGATTAATTCACTTGTTAATACATACTTGATAATATTTATGTTTTCCAGTCACTATTCTAGGCATTGGGTTCATAGTCTTGAAGGACAGTCTTTTTTCCCCAGTTCTTTTGAGATATAAtcaacatataacattgtgtaagatTAAGCAGTATAACTGATGActtcatacacatatatattatgaaaaactTACCACAACAAGATTAGTTAACACCTCTATTATGTAAcataattttgatttctttgtgtgtgatgagaacatGAAGTTTCTTTTGGCAACTTGCAAGTATATAATGCAGCATTAATAACAGTAGTCACCAGGCTGTACAATAGAatcccagagcttattcatcaTATAACCAGAATATTAAACCCTTTGACCAATATCTCCCTGAGTTTTGAAAGATACAGTGCAAAGGAGAGAAATCTCAATGCGTGAGAAGGTTGTGCATTGGAAGGAAATGTTGCTGAAGTATTTCACTCTGCTTTGGTGGGGTTATCTCCTAGATGGAATCTTAAATCAACAGATAAAAATGGGGAAagggcagaaaaggaagagggatgAGTACATGTAAAATGCAAGAATGATTACAGTGTGCTTGAGGAGCAGAACTATTTGAGTATATCTCAAGCATGGAAACAATTTAGAGGGTGCCAAGAGAGAGGCTGGAGAAACATGTAGGGGTCAAAATACGAACTTTTATCTAAGAGCAATGGAGAGTCATTAATGGATTGTCCAAGAgttatcatctttttaaatttccacaGACTCTACTCCGAAGACATGGTGGTGGATCAAAGGACTACAGGCAATAGATCAGCCCAATATTAAACCCTGAAGCTTTTTCTGACGTTATCCTAAACTTTTCTTCCAGGCAGTAAGAGTGTCTTTGTGCTGTGGCTTTCTAATGAAATTGAGATTTGAAATCAGCAAGTGAGAGACCATTGGTCCAtgttcatggacaaaggagtaaGGAATGACATGGAGagggatattaaaatatttcatcaggTGAGTGAGAGTAAGGGATGGGAGTGCACTTTGATTGCAGGAGTTTTTCATAACAAAcacatgacatttttttttttttgatggaaaTGTATGCTTCCCATTGGAAGATTACTTCATACTGACAGAGATTATTTTATGAATCTCATTCTCAGGAAGACTGATTTGCTAACATACTGGTCTCCTCTCCAATGTCATAGTCACCTTCATTATTTGTGAGGACTTCCTGCCTCTCAGAGCTCGTAGTCATGCTGGGGAGAAACATCACTCTGGTGAGTGAGTTCATCCTGGTGGGCTTCCCCACCGCCCCCTGGCTGCAGGTCCTgctcttctccctcttccttgTGGTCTACTTGCTGGTGGTAGCAGAGAATCTTGTCATCATGCTCACTGTCTGGGTCACTGGCTCCCTCCATAAGCCCATGTACTATTTCTTGAGTAGCCTGTCCTTCCTGGAGGTCTGGTATGTGTCTGTCACAGTCCCCAAGATGCTGGATGGATTCCTCCTGCAGAGACGGCGCATCTCCTTCGCAGGCTGTATGACCCAGCTGTACTTCTTTATCTCGCTTGCCTGCACGGAGTGTGTACTTCTGGCagccatggcctatgaccgctatgtggccatctgccaccCTCTCAGATACCCGATCATCATGACCACAGGTCATTGTGTGCAGCTGGTGGCTTTCTCTTATATGACTGGTTTCATGATCACTGTGATCAAGGTCTATTTTATTTCACATGTCACTTTCTGTGGCTCCAATGTCATGAACCACTTTTTCTGTGACATCTCACCAATCCTCAAACTGGCCTGCAAAGACATGTCCACAGCTGAGCTTGTGGACTTTGCTTTGGCTATTGTCATTCTTGTCTTCCCTCTCACCACTACCATCCTCTCCTATGTCTACATTGTCTCCACCATTCTGCGTATACCCTCCacccagggaaggaggaaggccttctccacctgtgcATCCCACCTCACGGTGGTCATAATTTATTACACAGCCATGATTTTCAGGTATGTTCGGCCCAGAGCTATTGCTTCATTTAACTCCAACAAACTAATCTCGGCTGTGTATGCAGTCCTCACGCCCATGCtaaatccattcatctactgTCTGAGGAACCAGGAAGTCAAGAATGCTATCAAAAAGACAGTGGGTGTTGGCCAGTGCTTGCTGCTCAGCTGAGGCCTGCTGCCTTGAGGAGGAGACTGTTCCAGACAGGAGGTCATTCCCATGACACGTATCGTTCTGTGTTTTTAGCTTGCTCTATAGatcagaaatctttaaaaaaacaaaccacagcaaggaaatgtttcaaaaatcttaaaagtagAAACCACATATTTGAAATGTGTACTTTGAACAATTAGTCTGGATTCTGACTTAAAGCCTAGATGACTAGATGCAGCTGTACAATTGAAGTATGTCAACTCACTTGCCACTGCAGAACCTACCACCAGATGCAGCGTAATTGTCACTTGTCACTCACTGAGAGGGTTTTGGTATGAGTCTGCAAATGATTGATTTATTATAATCTCTGTGCAGTCAAACCTCACGCTAATGATAATTTGTGTTTTCCACCACTCTCCAGACCTAGCATCACTGCCTCAGCTCCGCCTCAGATTCTCAGACGTTAGATTCTCATAAGGGGTACTTGACTTTGATTCCTCACATACATAGTTCACAGTAGAGTTTGCACTCCTGTGAGAATCTTCTgccactgctgatctgacaggaggtgcaTATTAGACGAATGATTTCCGTGATCctagatgcttacatctttccctGCTTAGAAAAGTACCAAATTCCTTAATTTGATATATCtggtttctttaattaacagcaaCCCCTTGCTATTGCCCACtgcctgccctttgttgcaaaactcctgTGTATCCTAGCTCTACCCCTCCTCTCCTCAGAGCACTATCTCAGacctatctgaaatgctgtctccaaGCTGCAGACCTCATTTTGCCCAAATAAAATTTGCCTCATTGGGCTTTATTGatggttagtggtaaagaatctgcctgccagttcagggtaCAGGCATTTGATCCCTCATccagcaagatcccacatgcccggagcaactaagcttgtgtatCACGACTATTAAGCATTTCTTTTAACACATGCATGAGATACAGATCCAACTGTTTTCTATTTCAGACCACGGCTCATCTTACATCAGTCTTTTCCTGATctggtttccttctctttttgaatttttatccaAGTTTTTAGGTATCTATATTTCTTCAATGATCACTATAAACATAAAAGAGTCATTTGAGATAAACTTTCTAGCATTCAACCATGAATCTATGCTTTCCTATctggcttttatttccttttaaagtttCTCCCATTTTCCCAAGAATGGAAATTGAATATGAGTGAAAAGTCAATATTCAATAGAATATTGACTCATCAATGAGAACTTtttgaagagaaagagaggacaaTCTTGTTTAGCAAAAGAAAGATCTACTGAACTTAAGGATTTCCAATCCTTGATCTCTGTTCTGAAAAAATTTTTAGAGCTAGATGCTACTCTGTgatcaaaatataattaaaaaccttcaaatgtgaatttgaaaaaaaataggcTTTTAATCACCAAATGAATTGATGCAATTTAGATAAACTCCAGAAATTATGGTACCTCCAAATTAAACTACAAGGCCATTTATAGGTACACTAAACCCATATATTGATTTAAAGACAAAGACTCACCTAAACTGAGACAAttccatggggggggggggagtaggaataaatggaaaacaggataataggaaaacaatatatttaaagctcATTATTATAGAGACCATCTTgacaaactgatgcttttgaattgatgcttttgaactgcgatattggagaagactcttgagagtcgcttggactgcaagagatccaaccagttcatcctaaaggaaatcagtcctgaatgttcattggaaggactgaagctgaaactgaaactccaatacttggccacctgatgagaagaatggacccatttgaaaagaccctgatgctgggaaagatcgaagatgggaggagaaggggatgacagaggatgagatggttggatggcatcactgactcaatgaacatgagtttgagtaaactctgggagttggtgatggacagggaggcctggcctgctgcagtccatggagtcacaaagattcagacatgactgactgaactgatcatgACAAAAAATTCTAAAGGCCAGGAAAGAAATTTTGGTTGATACAGAAATGTGTCTCTCATGCTAATACAATTTAGCATGATGCTAAGAGTAAACTTGACTAGCATCAGAAACTGAACTTGGAGGAAATACTTCAAGAGGTCCAGTCTAAAGTAGGTAATTTGCAAGTTTAGAGTATATGTTCTGAAATAGATGCCCTGGATTGCATGAGGGTTTTAGCATTTGCCCCATCATGACCTTTCATTCTCCAAAGtgccatattttaaaagcaaagtatGTGGTCACCCTAGTTTTATGGACCTGGAACTCAAGATTTGTAATGGGGTCGTCCTGTGTCTACTTAGTTAAATTGAAACTACATTTTCTAGAACTTCCTTCCCTGTGTATTAATAGTTCAAGTTTAGTGTAGACCACAGAGATATTTTGTGTGAGATTTAGAAGGCAGAGTGGAAGCAGTAGCTATATCCCTTGTATTATTCTTCCATGTAGGAAGTTGATTAGGGACACTATTGCAACTTACAAATGTTATCACTGACTCACCTTGTAGATGTGGGGCAGCGGTTCAGTCGACAACTCCATCAGCTCCCATCCTTCATCTTCTCTAACTTATGGGCCAGGAAGGAGTTTTCTATTGTAACCAAGGGCACCAGCTTCCTTTGCAGATTACTTGAATTATCAAAGTCAGGTAATTGGACGATTGGAGGCTATTAAAGACCGAAACAGTCTTTAGCTCATCCTGATGGATTTCAGTTTATTATTATCCTCCCCCATGTCATGTTCCTCTTATCCCCCCCAAGTGCCTGTCCCCATGACTTAGACCCACTGCTAATCACAGAGGAAATAGTCATATTGCTTCATGAGATCAAATgcctataaaataataaattctatatTCCATAGTATTCAAAATAACATTTCTGTTTCTTAGATAGAACTCTGATACAATGCTTGATAGACAAGACAATAATTCACATATGGTTGACCAGTGAAACCAAGAGGTCATTTAGAGTAAGAGATCACAGTAGGTGAGGAAGGTTGTACAACAACGCCATGATGAATTACAGTATGCACGTATGCATAAGGTTTGATGAGCAGGCAAAGCCAACAGAAGCGGAGTGCACCCAGGTTTGCAAAGAAGGGAAGCTAGAAAACTGCTCTGTTATGAAAGCCAGTGGTATTTTGAAGAAGCAGGAATATTGTCACAGGCTCagttaaaaacaagacaacagaCCCCAGATTGATTCATTCATGCTAATCCTACACAGCAAACTGAGACTTAATTATAGTTTTGGCTTTCACAAAAATGAGTTTAATATCAGTCAATCAGGAATTGCCTGATCAGCACTGGTTAGGCAATCTGCCTGATGATTTTTGCCATTCCCTATAAGGAAAGTGACCTGTAATAACTTATCTGCTTTTTTGCCTAGTTCAGCTTCCTTGTTCCTTTCCCCTTCTGTCTATAAAATTACTTCACTGTATAGCTCTTCAGAGATCCCTCTGTCTACTAGATTGGACTCTGACCCATACATGAATCACTGAATAAAACCTAAGGgatctttaaaatttactcagttgagttttgtttttaacaattcCGAAGTGTAAGGAGAACActagaaagaattttaaatgcttttttgaGCAATATGAAAGCTACTCATGGCCTTAACCAGAACTGTTTAAGTACACTGACACAGCCAGATATCAGCCAGGAGTGGGAAGGAAAGAATAGAATGTGAGCAAGTAACAGGAATGAGCATAGATAATTCCTTCACAAAGCGTCTGGGAAGCCAAGGACAAAGGGAGAGCAATAGATGAAGCGATATAAGGTGGCAGATGAGCATAgttttgaaaaagagagaaatgttagcctctgtgtgtgtgtgtgtgtgtgtgtgtgtgtgtgtgtgtgtgtatgcaaacCCCTCCCAGTGGCAATGAAAGTACTGAGTCCtgacctctgaaccaccaggcaatTCCTGATATAAGCCAATAGCTTTCCAAAGAAAGATGGCAGACTGAACTCACAtattattctgttttccttcaGAGAGTCTgctaaaataatagtaaaaaaacacaaaaacatttttaaatgtaaatttataatgGCGAGAACAGAAGAAATTCTGTGAGAAGATGGGAGATTTTGAAAATGGATGGAAGGTGAATAATGGATAGAGTAGGTAGGGTAAGCCACAGCCCAAATTGCTCATGGAAGATGAGCAGATTCACCTCTACACAAATATGCACAAGAGAATCAACTGAGTCAGAGGCTCAATGACAACCTATACAAAGAAGAATGTGCTCCCCTACTTAGAAAGCCTGGATCCAGGAATCCTGCAATGGGAATTCTATCTCCTCCCCAACACAGACTTCTAATCTCCAAAACCCTGGGGATGGCTGAGAGTGGGAGGGATGATAGAGCAAGACAGAGAGGAGAAAATCCAGGGAAACTGATCAGGAGACAGCTCACTGTTGCAGCCTTAATATCACCATATACTACAAATGGGAAATGTAGACTATTGGTGACTTATAtatcatagtttatttattttttattaagataaaCAGGTGACTTTTATCTGTTCAAGTGCTATAGCCTTTATCTTTCCCAATTCTAACTTGGTTGAAAGACAGCTGTCACTGGATCGGTGTTTGAAAGTTTGTTTCCTTCTCAGAGATGTTCTGAGGTTGATCAATTGTGAAGGGAAGAACAGAGTACATCTATTCACATTCACTCAAAGCCATGTTTTAGACAAATGTTTCCTACTCTAGCCAAAATTCCTACTAACAGTAAAAGTTGGCCTATTCCtggaaattgaaaaatgaaacagaaaatctgcAATGATTAATAAAGAAGAAGCCAAGTAAGAAATGTGTAAGACTCTTTTTGAATACTCCATTTAAATGACTGAGACAAAAAACATTACTTGCAAAGTCATGGTATAGATTCACTTTGGG
Protein-coding regions in this window:
- the LOC101108077 gene encoding olfactory receptor 6B9-like codes for the protein MLGRNITLVSEFILVGFPTAPWLQVLLFSLFLVVYLLVVAENLVIMLTVWVTGSLHKPMYYFLSSLSFLEVWYVSVTVPKMLDGFLLQRRRISFAGCMTQLYFFISLACTECVLLAAMAYDRYVAICHPLRYPIIMTTGHCVQLVAFSYMTGFMITVIKVYFISHVTFCGSNVMNHFFCDISPILKLACKDMSTAELVDFALAIVILVFPLTTTILSYVYIVSTILRIPSTQGRRKAFSTCASHLTVVIIYYTAMIFRYVRPRAIASFNSNKLISAVYAVLTPMLNPFIYCLRNQEVKNAIKKTVGVGQCLLLS